From Woronichinia naegeliana WA131, the proteins below share one genomic window:
- a CDS encoding transposase: MLEWWTKNFASCELGDERLNNRAFSIGKKLSEGFGKALSEVFKGGNELKRAYEFLGIRKQTLSR, translated from the coding sequence ATGTTGGAATGGTGGACAAAAAACTTTGCCAGTTGTGAATTGGGAGACGAGAGGCTAAACAATCGTGCCTTCTCGATTGGGAAAAAGTTAAGTGAGGGGTTTGGAAAAGCCTTATCAGAAGTGTTTAAGGGAGGAAACGAGTTAAAGAGGGCCTATGAATTTTTGGGAATCCGAAAACAGACTTTGTCAAGATAA
- a CDS encoding protein rep has protein sequence MPDQLNIGQKSNVPIVSFIHQDGYTFLESLSEKDKPWDKHRKNADIISNYYKQGGMDSHAERVSLCSQLLEFKLVPDNKTGQQRLKLASAKFCRVRHCPICQWRRSLRWKAKAYENLPKVVTDYPDGRWIFLTLTMKNCELTDLRETLHHLNQSFRRLTQLKAFPGIGWIKSVEITRGRDGQSAHPHLHCLILLKDSYYKEDYLSKTDWIALWKQCLRVDYSPILDVKAVQAESSPVGLIAEILKYQCKESDLVADCDWFLEYVKQVHGTRAVGVGGVLRDYFRELEEEPEDLIGHDEESTEETEGPSLYFRWNRKIKKYVMVTATAIGIVCKIPEKGYDDTT, from the coding sequence GTGCCTGACCAACTCAATATCGGTCAAAAATCTAATGTTCCCATTGTATCTTTTATTCATCAAGATGGATATACATTCTTAGAATCCCTCTCTGAAAAAGATAAGCCTTGGGATAAGCATCGGAAAAATGCCGACATCATCTCTAATTATTACAAGCAAGGGGGAATGGATTCTCACGCCGAGAGGGTTTCCCTTTGCTCTCAATTACTAGAATTCAAACTGGTTCCCGATAATAAGACAGGTCAACAGAGGTTAAAGTTGGCTTCTGCTAAATTCTGTCGGGTTCGCCATTGTCCGATCTGTCAGTGGAGACGATCGCTCCGTTGGAAGGCAAAAGCCTACGAGAATCTACCAAAGGTAGTTACTGATTATCCTGATGGGCGTTGGATTTTTCTGACGTTGACCATGAAAAATTGTGAGTTGACCGATTTAAGAGAGACATTGCATCATCTTAATCAGTCTTTTAGACGGTTAACCCAGTTGAAGGCATTCCCTGGGATAGGTTGGATAAAGTCGGTTGAGATTACAAGGGGACGCGATGGGCAATCAGCACATCCTCATCTCCATTGTCTAATCCTGTTGAAGGATAGCTATTACAAGGAAGATTATCTATCCAAGACTGATTGGATCGCTTTATGGAAGCAATGCCTTCGAGTTGATTATTCTCCAATTCTGGACGTAAAAGCTGTTCAGGCTGAAAGTTCACCAGTGGGGTTGATTGCGGAAATCTTAAAGTACCAGTGCAAGGAAAGTGACCTTGTGGCTGATTGTGATTGGTTTTTGGAGTATGTTAAACAGGTACATGGTACAAGAGCAGTCGGGGTTGGCGGTGTTCTTCGGGACTATTTCAGAGAATTAGAAGAGGAGCCAGAGGATTTAATTGGCCATGATGAGGAATCAACGGAAGAGACTGAAGGCCCGTCTCTCTATTTTCGATGGAATAGGAAAATCAAAAAATATGTCATGGTTACGGCGACCGCGATAGGGATTGTCTGTAAGATTCCCGAAAAGGGATATGACGACACCACCTAA